Proteins encoded in a region of the Flammeovirga yaeyamensis genome:
- a CDS encoding DUF6527 family protein produces MSEIKLVFLEEIPEEIKDNTLYVSMEYATAIHNCMCGCGNKVITPLSPKDWNLLYDGETISLSPSIGNWNFNCESHYWIKKNKIVRAIDWPEKNIDNSDQENWWEQFFLRFTNRFSSFFN; encoded by the coding sequence ATGAGTGAAATAAAATTAGTTTTTTTGGAAGAGATTCCCGAAGAGATTAAGGATAATACACTTTATGTGTCAATGGAATATGCTACAGCCATACATAATTGTATGTGTGGTTGTGGTAATAAAGTAATTACACCTTTATCTCCAAAAGATTGGAATTTATTATACGATGGTGAAACTATTTCTCTTTCTCCATCAATAGGTAATTGGAATTTTAATTGTGAGTCACATTATTGGATTAAAAAAAACAAAATTGTCAGAGCAATAGATTGGCCTGAAAAGAATATAGATAACTCAGATCAAGAAAATTGGTGGGAACAATTTTTTTTAAGGTTCACGAATAGATTTTCGAGTTTTTTCAATTAA
- a CDS encoding pentapeptide repeat-containing protein has protein sequence MKQLLLSSILLFLNVQILIAQNCNFKSGIFYLDRDSVEYEVCYDSILLNEFDNNSILIVTNIISNGNFEMSLFVNELNFSNAKFNSEANFLMAEFNSEAFFSKAKFNSEAFFSMTKFNSEAFFSKTEFNSKADFSMAEFISKAYFLNTKFNNFTDFSTTEFNSEVYFLSTKFNNFTDFSDTNFNNFTDFTGTRFDSATYFISAIFNSKADFTGARFDSEANFSLTEFNSIIYFSKSIFKEKIDFSNSTLPDTIIFDQVTSEEIVDLSLCKLNPNKTICHISLNSTNIEKFKFDYSQGFKLYIQYDSTRNFEKHYTSTVSVYEQIMKMQEKYGYNTGYEKADKEKKEYTYISKAKLNKKNWLGFPYLWYHGLNKLDYVWWDYGYNKMWIFRNTFIIFIALFLINIPFTLTNKLRNTYDIILLHSILESNNFFIKYIYYNFLFTSFVFFGIKLDFKEIKYTNKLVSLLIIFQYVLGLICMAYIANTIIIG, from the coding sequence ATGAAACAACTTCTACTTTCTAGTATCTTATTATTTTTGAATGTACAAATACTAATTGCTCAAAATTGTAATTTCAAATCTGGAATATTTTATTTAGATAGAGATTCAGTTGAATATGAAGTTTGTTACGACTCTATTTTACTAAATGAATTTGATAATAATTCGATTTTAATTGTTACAAACATTATTTCTAACGGAAATTTTGAGATGTCACTGTTTGTTAATGAATTAAATTTCTCAAATGCTAAATTTAATTCTGAAGCTAATTTCTTAATGGCTGAATTTAACTCTGAAGCATTTTTCTCAAAGGCTAAATTTAATTCTGAAGCATTCTTCTCGATGACTAAATTTAATTCTGAAGCATTTTTCTCTAAAACCGAATTCAATTCTAAAGCAGATTTCTCAATGGCTGAATTTATTTCTAAGGCATATTTCTTAAACACAAAATTTAACAATTTTACAGACTTCTCAACGACTGAATTTAACTCTGAGGTATATTTCTTAAGCACAAAATTTAATAATTTTACAGACTTCTCAGATACAAATTTTAATAATTTTACAGATTTCACAGGTACAAGATTTGATTCTGCTACCTATTTCATAAGTGCTATATTTAATTCCAAAGCTGATTTCACAGGTGCAAGATTTGATTCTGAAGCTAATTTTTCATTGACTGAATTTAATTCCATAATATACTTTTCTAAATCCATTTTTAAAGAAAAAATTGATTTCAGCAATTCTACTTTACCCGACACAATAATATTTGATCAAGTCACTTCAGAAGAAATAGTTGATCTAAGTCTATGTAAACTAAACCCAAACAAAACAATCTGTCATATTAGTCTAAACTCAACCAATATTGAAAAATTTAAATTCGACTACAGCCAAGGGTTTAAATTATACATTCAATACGACTCTACTAGAAACTTTGAAAAACATTACACCTCTACAGTATCAGTCTACGAGCAGATAATGAAAATGCAAGAAAAGTATGGGTATAACACTGGATATGAAAAAGCAGATAAAGAGAAAAAAGAGTATACGTATATCTCAAAAGCTAAATTAAATAAAAAGAATTGGTTAGGATTTCCATATTTATGGTATCATGGATTAAATAAACTAGATTATGTATGGTGGGATTATGGATACAACAAGATGTGGATTTTTAGAAATACGTTCATAATATTTATTGCCCTGTTCTTGATAAATATTCCATTTACACTAACCAACAAACTTAGAAATACATATGATATAATACTTCTACACTCAATACTTGAATCTAATAATTTCTTTATAAAATATATATACTATAATTTCCTTTTCACTTCGTTTGTGTTTTTTGGTATAAAGCTAGATTTTAAGGAAATAAAATATACCAACAAACTTGTTTCGTTACTTATTATCTTCCAATACGTTTTAGGATTAATTTGTATGGCATATATAGCCAATACTATCATTATTGGATAG
- a CDS encoding PNGase F N-terminal domain-containing protein: MKSILILFLLSVFSMTYAQKKQKELSAVVEYHSFYNGKPNTEYGKTELTFHNNLAKVERVYPFELSEMLKRVTQYQVLDYNKNKTFTIADIQGKRFYSVSDQSPQGEIELTENDTTILGYQCDKIKFISFSNTIEVWYTKEAGIKGTPSYFIKDALVLKTVRNGSSVQMATSFKKLKSKETKDMQLMPDELGEELDVVNLRYKAQQGVVTTLNIFDDEQISWGNEIKNPEGDQDNLTYRFGGGTVILKKVTLPKHDVPCDVFLELEQMSNGDAYDRTGSVFMIRNTDKPSMLDAMKNGIKTVPKFTDNDGKEYHGMIPEGDFEPAIELMRFFTPFGVNKFNDKRVLDGLTWANNTYYKQSISYLEPILEGEVWIGVFIGNYDKGGHKVSLKMKYYPKENKPSAERKEYWVKPIFNTCNILEMASQNYPTMFGAGGLKVDISIPENVSDLHLHYITTGHGGWGGGDEFNPKENRILIDGQLAYSYTPWRCDCGTYRELNPASGNFWNGESSSDLDRSGWCPGTVTNPVQTPLNISSGTHQFEVQIPQGEPAGGYSFSSWCVSGVLIGEVK; the protein is encoded by the coding sequence ATGAAATCAATTTTAATCCTCTTTCTCTTATCTGTTTTTAGCATGACCTATGCTCAAAAGAAACAAAAAGAGCTGAGTGCCGTTGTGGAATACCACTCTTTTTACAATGGAAAACCAAATACAGAATATGGAAAAACTGAACTTACCTTCCATAACAATTTAGCTAAAGTAGAACGTGTTTATCCTTTTGAGTTATCTGAAATGTTGAAAAGGGTGACTCAATATCAAGTACTGGATTATAATAAAAATAAAACATTCACTATTGCTGATATTCAAGGAAAACGTTTCTACTCTGTTTCTGATCAATCACCACAAGGTGAAATTGAATTGACAGAAAACGACACCACTATTCTTGGGTATCAATGTGATAAGATCAAGTTTATCAGTTTCTCGAATACCATTGAAGTATGGTACACTAAAGAAGCGGGTATTAAAGGTACGCCAAGCTATTTTATCAAGGATGCTTTGGTATTGAAAACCGTTAGAAATGGCTCTTCGGTACAAATGGCCACATCGTTTAAAAAGCTTAAATCAAAAGAGACAAAAGACATGCAATTAATGCCTGACGAATTGGGTGAGGAGTTGGATGTTGTCAACCTAAGATACAAAGCACAACAAGGTGTGGTAACTACTTTAAACATTTTTGATGACGAACAAATTTCTTGGGGAAATGAAATCAAAAATCCTGAAGGTGACCAAGACAACTTAACGTATCGTTTTGGCGGTGGTACTGTGATCTTAAAGAAGGTAACACTTCCTAAACATGATGTCCCTTGTGATGTATTCTTGGAGCTGGAACAAATGTCGAATGGCGATGCTTACGATAGAACGGGTTCTGTTTTCATGATTCGTAATACTGACAAACCTTCGATGTTGGATGCCATGAAAAACGGTATCAAAACGGTGCCTAAGTTTACAGATAATGACGGCAAGGAATACCACGGTATGATCCCTGAAGGTGACTTTGAACCGGCCATCGAATTAATGCGTTTCTTCACTCCTTTTGGGGTCAATAAATTTAATGATAAACGAGTTTTGGATGGACTTACTTGGGCCAACAATACCTATTATAAACAAAGTATATCTTACTTAGAACCGATCTTAGAAGGTGAGGTTTGGATTGGTGTATTTATCGGTAACTACGATAAAGGTGGTCATAAAGTAAGCCTTAAAATGAAATACTATCCAAAAGAAAACAAGCCATCCGCAGAAAGAAAAGAGTATTGGGTGAAACCAATTTTCAATACGTGTAACATTTTGGAAATGGCAAGTCAGAACTACCCTACGATGTTTGGTGCAGGTGGTCTAAAAGTGGATATTTCTATTCCTGAAAATGTAAGCGATTTACATTTACACTATATCACTACTGGCCATGGTGGTTGGGGTGGTGGCGATGAGTTCAACCCAAAAGAAAACCGCATTCTAATTGATGGTCAGTTGGCTTATTCTTATACTCCTTGGAGATGCGATTGTGGTACTTACCGTGAGTTGAACCCTGCTTCTGGAAACTTCTGGAATGGGGAATCGTCTTCTGATTTAGACCGTTCGGGATGGTGCCCTGGTACAGTAACCAACCCTGTGCAAACGCCATTGAATATTTCTTCTGGCACGCATCAGTTTGAAGTTCAGATCCCTCAGGGTGAACCTGCAGGTGGTTATAGCTTTAGTTCTTGGTGTGTGTCTGGGGTGTTGATTGGGGAAGTGAAGTAA
- a CDS encoding T9SS type A sorting domain-containing protein: MQTTTFRKVTSLLLLIGFNATMLMADPPDPPAGKVWVLNHEMSDEFDANSPNTDKWRLFDKAESWGRTAAFDKRILEPVKDPNSDNYYMSMNPMWYYEDERFPRGNGKDYHFAGGGMDTKVLQTYGYFEVRVKPSDFPMGSGVFMNSRGTTSDDCNTKYATELDIIENMGYTGPFNEHGDGSFNNIQHVNSHSKPFSDENGSCQRLPYETTSSGVVPPSLAAPLGWNTVGMWWKDANTAMFYNDDKYFGTITPTRDYFMPMPVIIVMETYNWGDDDEKNATNPKPEEWMFEDDFRTKAQRAVMYDWVRVWKLVDIDQAEFNSNKDNIKGYEENITAYPSYQFSTTLIYSASTDRKVTVTLYGPSNTILAEKTYDVAQGVKSLFTEFNLDAELAIDTGYKVVYEIKDGNSVLKTTSTTFDVVEKPLEKKLWDDEIPTSLAPGKTSYPINVKYEADEPCKINIEIRKPDGSWFGSGNMNVEAGSGVATINVSMPSATPAAANYFYKVYMHRQGYDWKDPEAVSIDPVVYFNVEEPIEPAIKLLTVPTEIEGNATEVEVEFSYGTYENGTLKIELRDKDDNVMIDEVRTERIGQRTLTRYIKMDADIPPSDDYKIYIEFTPDKGSFEKVTDEVSGITVTENVASVDEINTKSRALKVYPNPVEGTLKMVVEERLNDIQKVEVLNVNGQLLKVISAQNGKSISNISVSDLTSGTYLLRVTTGSDVYTSRFIKK; the protein is encoded by the coding sequence ATGCAAACAACTACTTTTAGAAAAGTAACTTCACTTCTACTTTTAATTGGCTTTAATGCGACCATGTTAATGGCAGATCCGCCCGATCCTCCAGCAGGTAAAGTGTGGGTTTTAAATCATGAAATGAGTGATGAATTTGATGCTAATAGTCCAAATACAGATAAATGGAGATTGTTCGATAAAGCAGAGTCTTGGGGGCGTACGGCCGCATTTGATAAACGAATTCTAGAGCCTGTAAAAGATCCAAACTCGGATAACTATTATATGAGCATGAACCCGATGTGGTATTACGAAGATGAACGTTTTCCACGTGGGAATGGTAAAGATTATCACTTCGCAGGAGGTGGTATGGATACAAAGGTTTTACAGACGTACGGTTATTTCGAAGTACGCGTTAAACCATCTGATTTCCCAATGGGATCGGGAGTGTTTATGAACTCAAGAGGAACGACATCAGACGATTGTAATACAAAATATGCAACGGAGTTGGACATTATTGAAAATATGGGATATACAGGCCCGTTTAACGAACATGGAGATGGCTCTTTCAATAATATTCAACATGTAAACTCTCATTCCAAACCATTTTCTGATGAGAACGGTTCATGTCAGCGTTTACCTTACGAAACAACAAGTAGTGGTGTGGTACCTCCAAGTTTAGCGGCACCTCTAGGTTGGAATACGGTGGGTATGTGGTGGAAAGATGCCAATACAGCTATGTTCTATAACGACGACAAGTATTTTGGTACAATTACTCCTACAAGAGATTACTTCATGCCAATGCCTGTAATTATTGTCATGGAAACTTACAATTGGGGAGATGATGATGAAAAGAATGCGACTAATCCTAAACCAGAAGAGTGGATGTTCGAAGACGATTTCCGTACAAAAGCACAACGAGCAGTAATGTACGATTGGGTGAGAGTTTGGAAATTGGTTGATATTGATCAGGCAGAGTTTAATTCGAATAAAGACAATATCAAAGGTTATGAAGAAAATATCACTGCCTATCCTTCGTATCAGTTTTCTACTACCTTGATTTATTCAGCATCAACAGATAGAAAAGTAACGGTGACTTTATACGGTCCATCGAATACTATTTTAGCAGAAAAAACATACGATGTTGCTCAAGGTGTGAAATCATTGTTTACTGAATTTAATTTAGATGCAGAATTAGCTATCGATACAGGTTACAAAGTAGTTTATGAAATTAAAGATGGTAACTCAGTACTAAAAACTACATCAACCACTTTTGATGTAGTAGAGAAACCTCTAGAGAAAAAATTATGGGACGATGAAATCCCAACTTCTTTAGCGCCAGGGAAAACATCTTACCCTATCAATGTAAAATACGAAGCTGATGAGCCATGTAAAATCAATATCGAAATCAGAAAGCCTGATGGTAGTTGGTTTGGAAGTGGTAATATGAATGTTGAGGCGGGTAGTGGTGTAGCTACAATTAATGTAAGCATGCCTTCTGCAACTCCGGCTGCCGCTAATTATTTCTACAAAGTGTATATGCATCGTCAAGGATACGATTGGAAAGATCCAGAAGCGGTTTCTATTGATCCTGTTGTATATTTTAATGTGGAAGAACCTATCGAACCAGCCATCAAATTATTAACTGTTCCTACAGAAATTGAAGGTAATGCTACGGAAGTGGAAGTTGAATTCTCTTATGGAACTTATGAGAACGGTACACTAAAAATCGAATTACGTGATAAAGACGATAACGTGATGATCGATGAGGTGAGAACAGAACGTATTGGCCAACGAACGCTAACACGGTACATCAAAATGGATGCAGATATTCCTCCATCAGACGATTATAAAATCTATATTGAGTTCACACCAGATAAAGGAAGCTTTGAAAAAGTAACGGATGAGGTTTCAGGCATTACTGTCACAGAAAATGTAGCAAGTGTGGATGAAATCAATACAAAATCGAGAGCTTTAAAAGTGTATCCTAACCCTGTGGAAGGAACGCTTAAAATGGTAGTAGAAGAACGCTTAAATGATATCCAAAAGGTAGAAGTACTTAACGTAAATGGACAATTATTAAAAGTGATTTCTGCACAAAATGGAAAATCGATTTCCAATATCTCAGTGTCTGATTTGACATCAGGTACTTATTTGTTGAGAGTGACGACGGGTAGCGATGTGTATACGAGTCGTTTTATCAAAAAATAG
- a CDS encoding ThiF family adenylyltransferase, with amino-acid sequence MSLPQINPSTDLKRLQNEGYEVTIIDSHIMISNIPYVNSQKQIKRGDLITPLNLNGGNILKPATHIAHFVGEYPCSSNGQKLLNIVNSQQRLTINNKLTPTFYLSSKPKHNGGKYDDYYELLTTYCRILCHEAQSIDENVTPKTFSPIMNKSNNISFNYVDTNSSRANISFLENKFYNQRIGIIGLGGTGSYILDLIAKTPVKEISLFDGDKFLQHNAFRSPGAPSLEELKLQKNKASRMSEIYSNMHKNITVCDEYLTEQNLNKVDGLSFIFISIDDNEAKKLIIDHLISKCISFIDVGISVSITEDQDLIGVSRTTLVTPNKKDHIDNRIPLVKSEENEYNSNIQISELNMLNASIAVIKWKQLFQFYKEHERSHNLTMDINELLIYNDE; translated from the coding sequence ATGTCACTTCCACAGATAAATCCTAGTACAGACCTCAAACGGTTACAAAATGAGGGATATGAAGTTACAATTATTGATTCTCACATCATGATTAGTAATATTCCTTATGTTAATTCTCAGAAACAGATTAAGAGAGGTGATTTAATCACCCCTCTTAATCTAAATGGAGGGAATATTTTAAAACCTGCAACACATATAGCTCATTTTGTAGGTGAGTACCCATGTTCAAGTAATGGTCAAAAGCTCTTAAATATTGTCAACTCACAACAAAGATTGACGATTAATAATAAGTTAACACCTACGTTTTACCTATCTAGTAAACCAAAACATAACGGTGGTAAATACGATGATTACTATGAACTTCTAACTACTTATTGTAGAATATTATGTCACGAAGCTCAGTCAATTGATGAAAATGTAACTCCTAAAACCTTTTCACCAATTATGAATAAGAGTAATAATATTTCATTCAATTATGTAGATACCAATTCCAGTAGAGCCAATATCTCTTTTTTAGAAAATAAATTCTACAATCAAAGAATAGGTATTATTGGGTTAGGAGGAACAGGGTCTTATATTTTAGACCTAATTGCTAAAACACCAGTTAAAGAAATTTCTTTATTTGATGGAGACAAATTTCTACAACATAATGCTTTTAGATCTCCAGGAGCTCCTTCATTAGAAGAATTGAAATTACAAAAAAACAAAGCATCTAGAATGTCGGAAATATACAGTAATATGCATAAAAATATTACTGTATGTGATGAGTATTTAACTGAACAAAACTTGAACAAAGTTGATGGGCTTTCTTTTATATTCATATCAATAGATGATAACGAAGCTAAAAAATTGATCATTGATCACTTAATTAGTAAATGTATTTCTTTTATCGATGTAGGTATTAGTGTAAGTATTACTGAGGATCAAGATCTAATAGGAGTATCTAGAACTACTTTAGTTACTCCTAATAAAAAAGATCATATTGATAATCGGATACCATTGGTTAAGAGTGAAGAAAATGAGTATAATTCAAACATACAGATATCTGAATTGAATATGCTTAATGCAAGTATTGCTGTAATAAAATGGAAACAATTATTTCAATTTTATAAAGAGCATGAAAGATCTCATAACCTTACCATGGATATTAATGAACTTTTAATCTATAATGATGAGTGA
- a CDS encoding multiubiquitin domain-containing protein: MIKKFNNTFDNNNVCDIEDLFKKDRVVIYKPQTYYKFKVDGEKYLSDSVKITGSELFDIAEVNSSNFDIYQITKNGEEKITPEETIDFSKKGIERFIIKKKSFKLLVNASPKLWKNEEISFEEVVILAFGHCDNGNVNKAYTVTYANGPKENRNGSMVKGDKVIVKSKMRFNVTSTDKS; this comes from the coding sequence ATGATAAAAAAATTTAACAACACATTTGACAATAACAATGTGTGTGATATTGAGGACCTTTTTAAAAAGGACAGAGTGGTAATTTATAAACCACAAACATATTATAAGTTTAAAGTAGATGGCGAAAAGTATTTATCTGACTCAGTGAAAATTACGGGGTCGGAACTTTTCGATATAGCTGAAGTTAACAGTTCTAATTTTGATATATATCAAATCACTAAAAATGGAGAGGAAAAAATAACTCCTGAAGAAACTATAGATTTTAGTAAAAAAGGTATTGAGAGATTTATTATTAAGAAAAAGTCCTTTAAACTCTTAGTTAATGCTTCTCCAAAACTTTGGAAAAATGAAGAAATATCTTTCGAAGAGGTTGTAATCTTAGCTTTTGGTCATTGTGATAATGGTAATGTGAATAAAGCATATACTGTTACATATGCAAATGGCCCTAAGGAGAATCGAAATGGCTCTATGGTCAAAGGTGATAAAGTAATTGTTAAATCTAAAATGAGATTCAATGTCACTTCCACAGATAAATCCTAG